The following proteins are co-located in the Vidua macroura isolate BioBank_ID:100142 chromosome 37, ASM2450914v1, whole genome shotgun sequence genome:
- the LOC128821282 gene encoding rano class II histocompatibility antigen, D-1 beta chain-like produces the protein MDFHPAHTQLSWFQGQQELSVVATDVVPNGDWTHQLLMLLETHPPAWGHLQLPAPEPLVAAAAPRGLGPSRDPPLRPHDDFGGVVCVPSPAVTLPLPACSQCSQ, from the exons ATGGATTTCCACCCTGCCCACACCCAGCTAAGTTGGttccagggccagcaggagctCTCTGTGGTGGCCACCGATGTGGTCCCCAATGGAGACTGGACCCACCAGCTCCTCATGTTGCTGGAAACCCACCCCCCAGCATGGGgtcacctgcagctgccag CTCCTGAGCCGCTGGTGGCCGCAGCTGCTCCCCGTGGTCTTGGGCCCAGCCGGGACCCCCCGCTCCGTCCCCACGATGATTTTGGGGGGGTcgtgtgtgtccccagccctgctgtcacTCTGCCCCTGCCCGCCTGCTCCCAGTGTTCCCAATAA